TACAACTACTATATATTGTATAGTACAGTACTTTGAATAATACCTAACGGCTATAATATAACATCCAGTATTTTCTAACACAAGGGTTTAATTCCTAATTTATAAAAAATTAATAAAAATATGCAATCATTAAAATGGTAATTGTTGAAATATGTATTTAGAAAGAATGGGAAAATCAATGTAGTTTATGTATTTAGAGGGAAATTACAAAATAGGGTTTAAAGGAAAAGGACAAAGTGAATGATGAATTCACTCTGTCCTTTTCAAATCTTAGTATATTACTTGCTTCCTCATAATAAAACTCAAATGTCTTCCGGCTTTTTTATCTTGGCGATATGAAAATCCCTCTGGGTTTAAAAACGTACAAGTGGAATCAATTGTGATATGGTCAGATGGAATACCGGCTAGTTCGCATTGCTTTTTGACGGTTTGTTGATTGTCAATATGATACTTATGTGTTTGATCATTGTAATACATAAAGTCATCAGCGTAACCAAGTTTTTTAAACTTTTCGTAGACATCTTCATCAACTTCAAATTTTCCTTGGCTTAGAGCTGTACCAATATGGATATGAAAATCAATCGGATTGCAGTTCTCTACTTGTTTTAGATGTTCAAAGGTTTTCAAAGAAATTTCTTTGACTGTCCCTTGCCATCCAGAATGAATGACACCAATGAGGCCGTTCAATTCATTATAAAAAGTGACGGGTACGCAGTCTGCAGTAAATGAGCATAATAATAAATTAGGCTCATAAGTGTATAAAGCATCAGTATTTGGAATAGCAGTATCCTTACTTTCAGCCCCACTGCCTTTATCAGCAAGCGATACCTTATGAATATTTGCACTATGGGTCTGATTGGCGCATACGAATTGATCAAGCCCACAACCAATTAAAACAGCTAATTTCTTACGGTTTTCTAATACTTCATCAGGATTTATACAAGTATGTAGTGCCATATTTCCTTGTTCAAGTTCATTTTCATCCCTTAGCGTAATCCCAGCAATAAACTTTTCATTATTTAAGTAAATGTTTGTCTTCATATCATCACCTAGTTTTAATATATCTTAATGGAAGAGGGATGTATAGACATTCGCTATTTCGACAAAAAAGCTCATATAGCTGTGCCATATGAGCTTAGGTTTATTTATTTAATAAGCTATGTTTTTTACCATAAATGAAGTAAATAATTAACCCTACAATGATCCAAATACCACAGAAAATAATGGTATGAATGGATAGCTGAGTCATTAAGAAAATGCATAAGGCAAATGAGATAAGCGGAATGACTGGGAAGAATGGAACTTTGAACCCACCAGTTTTAATGTCCTTGTTTTTACGTAAAAGGATTACGCCAATTGATACAACTGTAAAGGCTAATAAAGTCCCCATGTTAACAAGTTCAGTTAACTTATCTAAAGGGACAAATCCGGCACAGAAAGCGATTAAGATTGCTGTAATCCAAGTGTTTTTTACTGGTGTTTGACGCTTCGCATTTACTTCTGACATTACTTTTGGAAGTAAACCATCACGACTAAATGCGAAAATAAGACGAGTACCACCATAGAGCATGACAAGGATTACGGTCATCATACCAATCACTGCACCTAAAGAGATAATGCCAGAAATCCAATCTTGATGTACTAGTTGCATCGCATAGCTTACCGGATCACTTACATTTAACTTTGTATAAGGAACCATTCCTGTTAAAACAAGCGATACAATAACATATAAAACTGTACAGATGAGCAATGAGCCAATAATACCGATTGGCATATTACGTTGTGGATTTTTCACTTCTTCAGCAGCAGATGATACTGCGTCAAAGCCAAGATAAGCAAAGAATACAAGTGCAGCACCCGATAATATACCGCTTGTCCCAAATGGCATGAATGGTTTCCAGTTTGTAGGCTCGACATAGAAAACACCTACAAAGATAAAAAGAAGAATAACCGCCACTTTTAAGCTAACCATGATTGTGTTGAATTTTGTTGATTCTTTTATACCCATAGTAAGTAAGAATGCAATTACTAAAATGATTACAATCGCAGGTAAATTTACATAAGTTCCATTTTCAGGATTAAATGCTCCTGAAACTGCTTGTGGTATATGAATATTAAAACCAGTTAATAGCGAACCAAGATAAGATGACCAACCCGTAGCAACAGCTGCAACAGCTAAGCCATATTCTAATATTAATGACCATCCAACAAGCCAAGCAACAACTTCACCAAAAACAACATAGGTATATGTGTAGGCGCTACCAGTTACTGGGATAGATGATGAAAATTCTGAGTAACACATGGCAGCAAATGCACAAACAATCGCAGCGATGATAAAGGAGAAAATAATTCCTGGACCTGCGTGTTCAGCTGCAACGGTTCCCGGTAGGATGAATATCCCTGTACCAACAATGGCACCTATGCCTAGTAGCATTAAATCAAATGCGCCAAGCGTTTTATTCAGTTGAATTTTCCCTTGTTGATGTAAAAGATCACTTACGGACTTTTTTCGGAAAATAGTATTTTTCATTGGAAACACTCAATTCTATTTTAAATTATATAAATATTCTAAACATTTACATAATCTATGTCAATCAAAATTGTCGAATTAACACGAATTGTGTCGAAATTGAGGAACTATTCACGAAATAAGAGAACTTTTATGCATTGAAGCACTGAAGCGATGAGCTAGAAAAATAATTAATTTATGATCATCCATAAATGGAGAAAATAAAGGTAACCTCACTCAAATATTCATATATTATATATTTTTATTAAATTAGAAATAAAAGGTATAATGTTTTTAAAACAGTAAATCATAAAATATAAGTAAAAAAATGTCGGAAGTTCTTGTTTTATTCTATAAGAAGAAAGGATTTTTTTATGTGGATAGTAGCTGTATTACTTACAATAGGGCTTGTCATAACATGCCTTCAATTAAACTCGATGCGAAAAAAATTACAGCAACAAATTAACCATTTAAGTCCTATGATACAAGTTGTTGAGAATGCAAAAGATATTCTCTATTACTGCGATACAAAGCCAAAATTAAAATATCGTTATCTAAGTCCTGTAATCGATAATATACTTGGGCCAAATTCATTAAAAGAACATTTAAATTATCCAGATAAAGTGTATGAAATTGTTCATCCAGATGATTATGAAACCTTATTAAAGAAAACAACAGGGCAGATAGATTACAGTAAACCAATCATTCTGAGATTGAAAAACACTCAAGGACAATATATATGGTTTGAGGAATATGCAACACCAGTTTATGAAAACGGGGAAGTAGTAGCCGTTCAGGGGATTTATAGAAATATAAATGAAAAAGTGGAATTGCAGAAAAAGTTGGAATATAAAGTTTCGCATGACACTTTAACAAATATTTTTAACCGTGAATATTTTGAATCAAAGTTTGAATATTACGATAAAGAAAGCAATAGTTCAATAGCAATTGTAATTTGTGATTTAGATGAACTTAAATTTATAAATGATCACTTTGGACATAAAATGGGAGATACATTAATAAAAGAAACAGCGAATCTATTATATAGAAGCTCTAGTAAGAACGAAATCGTTGCAAGAATAGGTGGAGATGAGTTTGTAATTATGTTAGTTGATACAGATCTATCTAAGGTTGAAGTTTTTTTAACTAATGTACAATCTGAAATAGATGCATTCAATAACGGTAACCCATCATTTTATATAAAAATGTCGAAGGGGTATGCATATAGCTCATCATCCCTTTCAAAAATGAAGCAGTTATTTATTGAAGCGGACAACCGAATGTATGAAGAAAAGAGAAATAAAAAGAAAGAACGAGTGTTAGTTTGATTAAGCGGGTTTATCTATAGATGAAGGTTTCTACTTAAACTTACCACGCAACTTCGTTTAAGTAGAAAATAAGGATTTGAGAATTATAGTGCATTTTTGAATGCACTATTAGCCTCCAATTATTATATTGAAGAGGAAATGGGTTATTTATGGGGCGTGCTTGAAATAAAATTAAATTCAACGTGATTCTAGTAATTTTGCTATGACTAAAAATACGCTATAAAAATGCGTGGTCTCATAAATTAATACAGTATTAAAAAAGCCAGGTTACCCAATAATATAAAACAACTAATGTAAACAACACTACTGGTGGTATGACAACAGTAGTGATTTTAATATATTTCCACCAAGTAATTTTTACATTTCCACGTCTTACGATATGCATCCACATTAGGGTGGCTAATGTACCCATTGGAAGTAAAAGAGAACCGATGTCACTGCCAATAACATTGGCCAAATAAGCAACTTTTAAGGAAAGTGGATCTAGATTCATGTTGGTTAATGTTAATGTTCCGATCATAAGGGCTGGGTGATTATTAAATATGTTAGAGAGTATAGAAAGTAGCATGCCCATTAACACGCTAGTATGAAGAAGACTTCCAGAAACCATTGGTCTCATAAAACTAATTAACCATTCTGTTAAACCAATATTGTTAAGACCATATATGATAATGTACATACTAAATGCGAAAATAATGATATACCAAGGGGTTTTTTTCAACATGTCACCTGGGGGGATTTTTAAGTAAATCCATCTCCACCCTAAAAGAACAAGTGAACCTAAAACCGCCATAGTGGAAACTGGAATGGAAACAAAGGAAGCAGCAAATAGGCTAAGACGTACAGCTAAGACGAATAGTAGGATGTTCCTCATAAATTTTGTACGATCATTCCCAGAAGCATACAAAGAATTCTGCTTCAGGGGATGGTAATTTGGAAGCGATAATCCGGTAATTTTGGTCGGGACATTTTTAGGTAAATCCTTTTTAAATCTTAAGAAAAGGAGTACAACTAGAAATAGTAAACCTAGGGTTGCAGGCACGAACATCATTGCTGTATGAGAGATTAAACTCATATCGACAATTTTCAGGGCTATTAAATTTACAATGTTACTTACACCAATGGGAGCACTTGATGCAGTGGCAATCAATCCACCAGACAATAAATAGGGGATCTTTTGATGATTCTTCAACCCCATATTGTTTAATAACATAACCAAAATAGGAGTTGTGATTAAAATACTGCCATCATTATTGAAGAATAGTGTCATGAGAAAGCATAAAAGATTCACATACCAGAATAGGCGAATTCCTGAACCTTTTGCCTTTTCAGCTAATTTTTCAGCGACCCAGTTAAAGAACCCAAAGCTTTCTAAAACGATTGTCATAACGATAGTTGCCATAATTGTTATTGCTGCGCCACTTATGGTTTCTGTGATAATGCCAAGTTCAGCAAGAGAGACACTGCCACTTAGTAATACAACAATAGCGCCAATTGTAGCTGGTATAGCTTCATTAATACCTTTAGGTCTCCAAAGAATAAATACAAGTGTAACCACAAAAGTGATAATTGTTATCCAAGCCGTTGGTTGCATACAATATGGACCTCCTTCCTGGCTTGAATATTATTGTTATTAATGGATTTTTACGATTATTTTGTACGTATCACCTCTTCCAAAATGCTCTAATCTTCCTTACGATATGTATATGTAGTAGAATAAGGTCAGTTTTGGCTTAGTACCTATATTCTCAAAAAATTTCCCTTGTTTATATTTGGAATGTAAGAGTTGCATTTGAGCGGATTAATAATGAAAAGGAAAATAAAGCTAAAAAATACGATAAAACAATAAGAGGAGGCTAAAAAGTGCATTGAATCACTTTTTAGCCTCCCTTCTATTATTCGAGATACTAATCATACTTTCACCATATGACAGGAGTCGTCCAAAAATAATTTTTGGAAACTCCTTGTTTTTTATACAATTACAGGTTTTCTAATTCCAATGATGGTGCCGAATTCGGGAATGGCATATTGAAATGATCTGAAATACTGGCTAATTAGTAATAAGGGATTCCTCTTTTGGGATTTTCTTTATGGGCTTTTTTAGCTGGTTCCTTTTTTCTCGAAGCAATTGTTTTTGCCTTTTTCTCAGTATCAATCTTAATGGCTTGTTCCTTGGCAGCATCTTCTGCAATTTTTCGCTCCTGTTCCATTTTATTTACTCTGAAGAGAATAGCTTGAATTCAAAAATTTTTTAACATTAGGGTATTAGTAAATCCACCTTTCGATACCCTGTACCAAATTTTTATGCTAAAGAACGTTAAAATATGAAAGGTTATTATAGAGAGAATTTTGATCCATTGAGATTTTATATTATTTTTACAATAGTAGTTTACATCTTCTAAACAATTTTATATAATACCTATAAGATAACTGGGGAATAAAAAGTAAAGGAGAGATTGAAATGAATACAAATGCTTTTTTTAGATCAACAATGGCTAATAATTTTGCAACAAGAAAGTTTTTTAAACGTGTAGCAATGGATATTAAAAGTCAGTTACAAGAATGGCATGTAGATTATAAAGTTACAGTTGAAACTTGGAGGACATATACATTATGTGTACAAAATGGCGAAAAAACGTATCAAGTTGTTTTATCTAAAAACTTTGTAGACATTCTTCAACATGAAACTCCTTATTCGTTAGATGCAACAATTTGGAAAGGGTTAATTGACCAAGGATTAGAGCTACAAGATGTACAGGGGAATTACTTAGAAATTGCACTAAACTTTAATAATTATCAACAGCAAACAAGGAAATTAAAAAACGTTAAATAAATATAAGTTTTTATATACATCACTCTTAATAACAATATTCAAATAAAAAACCATCTAACTTATGAGCTAGATGGTTTTTTATTTTGGTTGGGCAGCTAGAAATTATAAATTTTCGCCTTCAATCGAAACATTTTGGCGATCCGTTACAAATTTCTTGCCATTCCACTGTAATACATTCTGTACATAACCTAAGCCGTCTGCATGATATCTACCGGATATTTTTTGAAACGCTAGAAGTTCATATGTTCCATCACGATCAAAGTCAATTGGATAAAGTCCTCCTAACGGATCAACCCATCCCTCAATGGGGGCTTTTAATGTACCATCTAGATTATAAATTTCGGATAAGTATTCCTTTCCCTTATAGCGTATATCCAAGAGATATCGCTTTTTAGGTGATGAGCTAGTTACGCGTACTTTATAAAAATTCTCATAATCCACGGAGTATTTTGATTGTTGCTGATAAGTATCACCATTGAAAATTAAGGTCATTCTTCTATTTATATAAGAAAAAATATCGGTATATATGGTGCCGCCACTTCCGCCTGTATCAATAGTAACGAATATGTCTTTAATGTGATTACCTGTGAAATCCCCAAGGAAAATGGTTGGATCATATCCACTGTTTTCTTTAAGAGGTATTTTTTCATAAGTATTTTTTGAATGGTAGAATATTATAAGATTAATATTCTGCCAATAGGGACTATCCTTTTGTTTTGTACCCGTAAGATAAATTGTATCGATGTTACCATCTCCAGTAACATCGCCATAACTTTTTGTAATGACAATTTGAGCGGAGTCTACAGGAAGTCGTTCAAAGCCGTTAGGAGTCCATTGTAAATAATCTAGATATGAGGGTAAATGTTTTGTTTTCCATTCAATGACTAGCGCCTTTTTTGCACTATGATCAAGTTTAATAGCATGTAGTCCAGCTATGGTGTGCTCGTCTATTTTAAGATGAATAAGGGGGTACAATTGAAAGTTTATTTGTTTAAGTAACAGAAGAAAGGTATCACCTTGATAGATGTATGCACTGACTAGTTCTTCTACAGAATCACCATCTACATCGACGTGTTGAATAAGAGCTCCTTTTTGTGGTAATTCTAAAATCGAAGCCGTTGGAGGTAAAAAATAACGAATCATTTGCAAGTCACTAAAAATAACAGACACCACCTTTTTTATATAAATTTATGCTAACAAGGAATTTATATGAAAGAAGTCGAAAAAGTACATCGGTATTAAGAAGCGGATTTATATTTTTAGGAGGATATACAATGATCCAACAATTAGGACAAGTTATGATTTATGTAGATAATCAGGAAGCAGCAAAGACGTTTTGGACAGAAAAAGTAGGTTGTATAGTTCGTTCAGAAGAGACGAATGGACAGTTTCATATGATTGAGATTGCACCAACAAAGGATGCAGAAACAAGTTTTGTTTTACAGAATAAGCAACTTGTTGCAAAAATGGAGCCATATCTAAACGTAGGACCACCTTCATTAATGTTTTTTACAGATAATGTTGAAAACTTATATGAAGAATTTAAAGCAAAAGAAATTACAGTAGGAGATTTAGTAGAAATACCTAGTGGGAAAATATTTAACTTTGCTGATCCTGAAAATAATTATTTTGCAGTAATAGAGAGAAAATAAAGGAGGATATAACTAATTTAATAGGAGGAGAATAATCAATGACAGTAAATGCGTATTTAATTTTTAATGGGAATTGTCGTGATGTGCTCGAGTTTTATAGTAAAGCGTTTCAAACTGAAAAGCCGCAAATTATGACCTTTGGTGATGCAGCCAATGATTCAAACTCTAAATTACCACAGAAAGCAAAAGATTTAGTGATGCATGCTAATATTAAGGTTTGTGGAAGTGATATTATGTTCTCTGATACATTCCCTGGGAATCCATACACAGTTGGAAATAACGTCACATTAGCAGTAGTCAGTGATGATGAAGGATATATTCGCTCAGCATTCAGAGCATTACAAGATGGTGGAGAAGTAATAATGGAATTACAAAAGACATTTTGGAGTCCATGCTATGGAAGCGTAAAAGATCAGTTTGGCGTGCATTGGCAGTTTAATTTAGATGATGGAACAGTCTTTCAACCAGAGTGAACAAGTTATATTAAAAGTAAATAGCTCTGTGGTAGTTTATGAAATCACCACAGAGCTTGTTTTATTATTTTGTTTTGAATCGTTGAACAACATCTTGCAAATCTTCAGACATGTTTAGTAATTGTGTAGCAGCAGCTTCCATTGCTTCCATTGAAGATAGTGTTTCTTCTGTAGAAGCAGATACTTCTTCAGAAGCAGCAGCATTATCTTTGGCATGGTCGTTTAACTTATTAGCAGTCGCCGCCATTTCTTGAATGGATGCAGATATTTGTTGGGAAGTTGCAGATACATTCTCAATCTTTGGTGTTATATCACGCATGCTTGAAATAATGGCTTTAAATTTTGCAGCTGTATTTTGCGAAATGGTAATACCTTCTTGTACATTTTCCAATGTTAGGACCATCGTTTTCACAGCTTCTCCAGAATCCTGTTGTACCGCAGTTATTAGTGCGGCAATTTTCGCAGCTGATTCTTGGGAGTTTTCAGCAAGTTTCCTTACTTCATCCGCTACAACAGCAAAACCCTTACCGTGTTCCCCTGCACGTGCAGCTTCAATTGATGCATTGAGTGCGAGTAAATTTGTCTGATCCGCAATATCACCAATGATATCTAAAATTGCACCAATTTCCTTTGTACGATCATATAAAGATTTAATTTTAGCATCGGATGTTGTAACAAATTGATGAATGGAGTCCATTTGAGATACATTATGTTTGATGGATTGTTCACCATCTTCTGCTTGTTTTGTTGCGTGTACAGATAGAGAAGATACTTCAGAAACTGCATCCGTTATAACTGTCATACCATCTGCAATTTCCTCTACAGATGTGGCATTCTGTTCAATATTATTTGTTTGTTGTTCCGTATTTAGGGTTACTTGTTGCATGGCAGAAGCAATTTGCTGTGCTGCCGCGATGTTTTGGCTAGCGCTTGCCGATAACTCCTCAGATGAAGAGCGAACAAGTGTTGCACTACTATTTACCTTTTGAATTAAGGAAGATAGATTGTCTTTCATGGTGTTAAACGATTGGGCAAGTTCACCAATTTCATCATTTGAATGAATAGCAATTTCCTCTGTTAAGTCGCCTTCTCCCATTCTGTGTGCACTTTCTTTTAATTTATCGATTGGTTTTATAATTGAACGAACGATGAATAGTATTAAAATACACCCAATAACAATGAAAATGATTTCAACAATTAGTTCAATATCTAATGTCGCGGCAGCATCTTTTGTGGCTTCCGATTTAAATGTTGTTCCAATTATCTTCCAACCAGTTTCGTTATTCGTCAGATAAAGTATTTTTTGATCGTTGTAATCTGTTTGACCATATGATTTGGATAAAACTTGTTTCATGTATGATTCTTTTGCTGTATTTCCACTCTTAATATGAGGATTTGAAATATAGTTTCCACTATTATCAACTAATGAAACAAAACCTAATTTTCCAATTTTAACCCTGTTGGCAATTTCCTGTAATTTATCGATGGCAATATCAACGCCAACGACTCCGGATCCGTCCGCTAGTTTCTTTGAAATTGTAATGACTAAATTACCGCTTGTAGAGGAAGTATAAGGCTCAGTTATTACAACATCGTTACTTTGAAGTGCTTCTTTATACCATGGACGTTCGCGTGGATCATAATCCTTTGGATACTCAAAATATGGCATACGAATCATCTTTCCTTTTGCAGTTCCCACATAAGCCATTGCAGCTTCTGGATGTTCGTTGACATATTGATCTAAAATATTTCGGAGATTTGAATCCTTTGAAGCATCTAATAATGATAACGTAACTTTTTTAGACAAATACCCCACATCATGAGTTTTAGGTTGGATTGTATCTGTAATCGTTGAATTTAGTAGATTAATGGTTGATTTTGCACTATTAATTTGTTCCAATTCAATTTGTTTTTTGGTGCTTTCATATGAAATTGCTCCAAGAATAATAGAAGGAATCACTAAAATTAATAAGAATGCACTGAATAATTTTGTACGGAGATTCAATTTTAGAATTTTTTTCAATTAAAGCTACCTCGCTACATGGTTGTTTTGTTATCTCACTTCTCTGTCCTTTGAATCATCAACATACTACGGTGGTTAGTATGAAGATATATAATATATAGTAGTATGTGATGATTCAAACAATTGAGATGGATGAGTCAATTTTACCACATTTAGATAAAAATAATTATAAATAATCCAAAATTGTGAAAAAAAGATAGAAATATATCAATATTAGTAAAACAAATTAGAATATTCAAATAATATAAAAAGCTACACCGGCAATTGTAATAATTGACGATGTAGCTCGAATTAGTAAGAAATGGTGTTTCCCTAGTACACTTTATCTCCATTGAAAATAGAGTTTTTTACGACAACATAATCTACATTACGAATCGCATCAAGTTTTGTACCGCCAGCATATGAAATAGAGGATTGAAGGTCTTGTTCCATTTCAATTAGTGTATCCTTCAAATTTCCTTTATGTTCAACGTGCATTTTTTTGCCTTCGACATTTTTCTTTTCACCTTTTTGGAATTCAGATGCAGAGCCGAAATATTCTTTATATAATTTACCATCAATTTCAATTGTTTTCCCTGGTGATTCTTCATGTCCTGCAAATAGTGAGCCGATCATCACCATTGTAGCACCAAATCGAACTGATTTAGCAATATCACCATTTGTACGAATACCACCATCAGCAATAATTGGTTTTGTTGCGGCTTTTGAACACCAACGAAGTGCAGCTAATTGCCAGCCACCTGTACCAAAGCCAGTTTTAATTTTAGTAATACATACTTTACCAGGTCCAATTCCAACTTTTGTTGCGTCTGCACCTGCATTTTCAAGTTCTCGTACAGCTTCTGGTGTACCAACGTTACCTGCAATGACAAAAGTTGTAGGTATTAATCTTTTAATATGATGAATCATGTTAATTACAGCATTTGAATGACCGTGAGCAATATCAATTGTAATATAATCTGGTGTTAAATTTGCTTTAGCTAAATCTTCGATAAAAGTGTACTCTTCAGGTTTTACCCCAACACTAATCGAAGCAATTAAGCCACGTGCTTGCATATCTTTTACAAAATCTGCACGTTTTTCAGGATTGAAGCGGTGCATAATATAGAAGTAACCATTTTCAGCTAATTGAATTGCGATATTTTCATCTATAATTGTTTGCATATTTGCAGGGACAACTGGGAGTCTGAATTTGTGACCACCAAGCATTACACTTGTATCACACTCAGAGCGACTATTAACAATACATTTTGCGGGAATTAATTGAATATCTTCGTAATCAAATACATTATCCATGAAACACACTCCTAAAAACGAATATTATTTTTTTAATCGATAAAAATGTTCGTCCTTTGGTAATTTACATTATTTTCGTCCCAATGTCAAAATATTTTCTTAGTTTTATAAATTTAAGCAAAAATAAAGACAAAAAAGCTAATAAAATAGAAATATGCTGTGGAATGAACGACCCTCTTTAAACGGAGAAGATGCATTTATATTCCAAACAATTTAAGACGAACTAACATATTTATGTTAAAATCAGGTTTTAAGGACAGAAAAAATCAACAGTTAATTTATTTCCTACTTTTACATAAAAAATAATAATTTTCGATATATATTTAATGAGAATAATGAGAGGAAGCAAGTAATGAAAAATTGGGAATTTGTATTACGGGATTATATCATTGGGCGACCAGTTATTTCGATTGATTATGATGAGGATGATTCTACTGTAGGTGAAATTATAGATGCTCATAGAGATTTAGTATATGGCCATATTGAGTTATCGGATGATGGAAAACTTACTTCATTTATGGTGGATCTAGATGAGATTCTGGCACATAATGATGTTTCACTAGATGAATATGAGGAATTAACTCCAGATGAAATCATCGGTTGTGCAGAAGATTTTACAAAGGATTTTTGTCGTGATCACTTGTATTTTAATATGATGACGGAATGGAATGGGGAATCTTATCTAGTTGTTTTTGAGGCAAAAGATGTGGCACTTAATCTATTCTTGCCTAATTCAGGCGCTACCATTGAAATTAATAAACAAGGGTTTATTCTTTCAGCAACATTATTCCAATCGTATTATCAATTATCATATCCTGATATTGAAATTTCAGCGGAGGATGCAAAAGAAATTTTATGCCAGTATCCTTTAGTGGAGCTTGGAATTTATGAAGACAATGGTGAGATGAAGCTTGTTTATTATCCAAAACGTGA
This window of the Rummeliibacillus pycnus genome carries:
- a CDS encoding VOC family protein, translating into MIQQLGQVMIYVDNQEAAKTFWTEKVGCIVRSEETNGQFHMIEIAPTKDAETSFVLQNKQLVAKMEPYLNVGPPSLMFFTDNVENLYEEFKAKEITVGDLVEIPSGKIFNFADPENNYFAVIERK
- a CDS encoding amino acid permease; protein product: MKNTIFRKKSVSDLLHQQGKIQLNKTLGAFDLMLLGIGAIVGTGIFILPGTVAAEHAGPGIIFSFIIAAIVCAFAAMCYSEFSSSIPVTGSAYTYTYVVFGEVVAWLVGWSLILEYGLAVAAVATGWSSYLGSLLTGFNIHIPQAVSGAFNPENGTYVNLPAIVIILVIAFLLTMGIKESTKFNTIMVSLKVAVILLFIFVGVFYVEPTNWKPFMPFGTSGILSGAALVFFAYLGFDAVSSAAEEVKNPQRNMPIGIIGSLLICTVLYVIVSLVLTGMVPYTKLNVSDPVSYAMQLVHQDWISGIISLGAVIGMMTVILVMLYGGTRLIFAFSRDGLLPKVMSEVNAKRQTPVKNTWITAILIAFCAGFVPLDKLTELVNMGTLLAFTVVSIGVILLRKNKDIKTGGFKVPFFPVIPLISFALCIFLMTQLSIHTIIFCGIWIIVGLIIYFIYGKKHSLLNK
- a CDS encoding arsenic transporter, which translates into the protein MQPTAWITIITFVVTLVFILWRPKGINEAIPATIGAIVVLLSGSVSLAELGIITETISGAAITIMATIVMTIVLESFGFFNWVAEKLAEKAKGSGIRLFWYVNLLCFLMTLFFNNDGSILITTPILVMLLNNMGLKNHQKIPYLLSGGLIATASSAPIGVSNIVNLIALKIVDMSLISHTAMMFVPATLGLLFLVVLLFLRFKKDLPKNVPTKITGLSLPNYHPLKQNSLYASGNDRTKFMRNILLFVLAVRLSLFAASFVSIPVSTMAVLGSLVLLGWRWIYLKIPPGDMLKKTPWYIIIFAFSMYIIIYGLNNIGLTEWLISFMRPMVSGSLLHTSVLMGMLLSILSNIFNNHPALMIGTLTLTNMNLDPLSLKVAYLANVIGSDIGSLLLPMGTLATLMWMHIVRRGNVKITWWKYIKITTVVIPPVVLFTLVVLYYWVTWLF
- a CDS encoding methyl-accepting chemotaxis protein, with the protein product MKKILKLNLRTKLFSAFLLILVIPSIILGAISYESTKKQIELEQINSAKSTINLLNSTITDTIQPKTHDVGYLSKKVTLSLLDASKDSNLRNILDQYVNEHPEAAMAYVGTAKGKMIRMPYFEYPKDYDPRERPWYKEALQSNDVVITEPYTSSTSGNLVITISKKLADGSGVVGVDIAIDKLQEIANRVKIGKLGFVSLVDNSGNYISNPHIKSGNTAKESYMKQVLSKSYGQTDYNDQKILYLTNNETGWKIIGTTFKSEATKDAAATLDIELIVEIIFIVIGCILILFIVRSIIKPIDKLKESAHRMGEGDLTEEIAIHSNDEIGELAQSFNTMKDNLSSLIQKVNSSATLVRSSSEELSASASQNIAAAQQIASAMQQVTLNTEQQTNNIEQNATSVEEIADGMTVITDAVSEVSSLSVHATKQAEDGEQSIKHNVSQMDSIHQFVTTSDAKIKSLYDRTKEIGAILDIIGDIADQTNLLALNASIEAARAGEHGKGFAVVADEVRKLAENSQESAAKIAALITAVQQDSGEAVKTMVLTLENVQEGITISQNTAAKFKAIISSMRDITPKIENVSATSQQISASIQEMAATANKLNDHAKDNAAASEEVSASTEETLSSMEAMEAAATQLLNMSEDLQDVVQRFKTK
- the pgeF gene encoding peptidoglycan editing factor PgeF; protein product: MKTNIYLNNEKFIAGITLRDENELEQGNMALHTCINPDEVLENRKKLAVLIGCGLDQFVCANQTHSANIHKVSLADKGSGAESKDTAIPNTDALYTYEPNLLLCSFTADCVPVTFYNELNGLIGVIHSGWQGTVKEISLKTFEHLKQVENCNPIDFHIHIGTALSQGKFEVDEDVYEKFKKLGYADDFMYYNDQTHKYHIDNQQTVKKQCELAGIPSDHITIDSTCTFLNPEGFSYRQDKKAGRHLSFIMRKQVIY
- a CDS encoding sensor domain-containing diguanylate cyclase — encoded protein: MRKKLQQQINHLSPMIQVVENAKDILYYCDTKPKLKYRYLSPVIDNILGPNSLKEHLNYPDKVYEIVHPDDYETLLKKTTGQIDYSKPIILRLKNTQGQYIWFEEYATPVYENGEVVAVQGIYRNINEKVELQKKLEYKVSHDTLTNIFNREYFESKFEYYDKESNSSIAIVICDLDELKFINDHFGHKMGDTLIKETANLLYRSSSKNEIVARIGGDEFVIMLVDTDLSKVEVFLTNVQSEIDAFNNGNPSFYIKMSKGYAYSSSSLSKMKQLFIEADNRMYEEKRNKKKERVLV
- a CDS encoding VOC family protein — its product is MTVNAYLIFNGNCRDVLEFYSKAFQTEKPQIMTFGDAANDSNSKLPQKAKDLVMHANIKVCGSDIMFSDTFPGNPYTVGNNVTLAVVSDDEGYIRSAFRALQDGGEVIMELQKTFWSPCYGSVKDQFGVHWQFNLDDGTVFQPE